Sequence from the Verrucomicrobiota bacterium genome:
GACTGCGCGCACCTGTTTCACTTTCGCGGGAATCCACACCCGGAACACTTCGTTCGTGCTCTTCTTGACTTCCTTCGGCGCCCAGATTTCGTAGCGGATGGGATGGGTGTATTCCTGGCCAGGCGCGGGAAGCCCGGAGGCAGCGGACAGGGAGATGGCAGTAGTGGTAAGTGCCATCACCCGAACGACAAGGTTTCTGATGGTGGTATTCATGTTTGATTTAACAACTCAGGTGGGCGTTCAGCGTGTATGACGAATGGCGCATAGGTTCGGTTGGGATTTACGGGATCTTTCGTCCTTGCGCGGCTTCCCAGAGGGCGTACCAATCTTCGCGCTCTAAGACAATGGCATCGGCCTGCGCGGCGGACTGGATGCGCTCGAGCTTGTTGGTGCCAATGACCGGGAGGGGCTGGCTCGGATGCGCCAGAATCCAGGCGTAGGCGAGCTGTTCCAGGGTTGCCCCCGGATAGCGGGAGGCCATGCCATGGGCGGCGACCGCAAGGCGCTGCGCAGCGGGTTGGGTTGGATCAAACAACCGGCCACCGGCGAGGGGGCTCCACGCCATCGGACGTACACCGAGCTTCTCGCATTGCTGCAGCGTGCCGTCGTGGATCGGCTCCGGGTGGAGTAAATGGAATTCGATTTGATTCGTCACCAGCGGTTGTTCCACCAGGCCGTTCAACAGGTCAAATTGGGAGGCGCTGTAGTTGGACACCCCGGCAGACTTCACTTTCCCGGAACGCAGCAGTTCGTTCAGGCCAGCCGCTGTGTCGTCCGC
This genomic interval carries:
- a CDS encoding aldo/keto reductase; protein product: MKRLKLTSRGPEFSRMVYGTWRILDTKPTAQEINRRLHTCLELGITTLDTAEIYGLYAVEEMLGAALALTPGLRDKFEIVTKAGIYVPNPHHPERRTAHYNATRARLIKSLDKSLRLLGTDHVELFLVHRPDWLTRADDTAAGLNELLRSGKVKSAGVSNYSASQFDLLNGLVEQPLVTNQIEFHLLHPEPIHDGTLQQCEKLGVRPMAWSPLAGGRLFDPTQPAAQRLAVAAHGMASRYPGATLEQLAYAWILAHPSQPLPVIGTNKLERIQSAAQADAIVLEREDWYALWEAAQGRKIP